The following proteins are co-located in the Doryrhamphus excisus isolate RoL2022-K1 chromosome 3, RoL_Dexc_1.0, whole genome shotgun sequence genome:
- the alpk1 gene encoding alpha-protein kinase 1 isoform X4, whose translation MDIYVCTRMADPEVGVLLEECLVSVRAECSTEPIDRQNYCSLRDSLCAELASLLQEAMEMRWPFVPEKWQYKQSICANDKTNLSDVISQNLPQLLNVLKASIMAQEAHAALAVIFLVDRFLYWTDESTRLLEITKLLHKRYPVAPVAPQLVIRRARVYLNSGKLQKAEYILSHLIISSGATGCWVYHCESDRALVQAVSLQVRGMVLQKLGLWLEAALLVWASLVGYYALPQPDKKGIGTSLGILANILVSMNDEDFGAFKANPDIDLSLLGDASHRLLSAAEAAKMAVVYSQYTSLYVLTNVTAQGTSLLSYSFSVACPPTERKPFLLQAKKAFEIGLLTKADGEVITSKQELHTFIKAAYSLAVTHKWLNGSSEAVTHASLACQEALASFYHYCHPDTQDRGGFGMDVMQLIARVKLDLQVEPFLNSDGRSFIPDSYRNTSDRLVGFTMEAFSKLLERFQKYHVSLCKTTKAKCKAGKEEEDGAGMCMTALATTVGAFNTECTTEACKPSEDAPQPPDSGSIDGLSSSWQKLSLKSSLFPQLSSSGGYSGRSVAGPQNVGSATFLKSERPDSSLCSSRGSDKFEIIEAEIPTVDSDVPDDDRGPEAGAPQSLSQLILRSSSLSNSFGSKSSGENTSSVSRSRTAGTHQSSKSSDTSGSFFLMRTQDSETSDLEYDPVFEWEFLGMPKPVETQNVAIPEQCSSTESSTEDSHGIPEEFMVGLESLNPWCHSCLKHGAFARVAPDGKYSLSQEDYQSLLAGVCHECLLKRLHSNKRKFKLDRYSTAHSALHLKFSKATGLWTARETCAYIGQSLNLHGTHRSAIWVQFLHQEERLSSYVGKDYLKPTQIQFHLRDVERQMTAQYYVTEFNKSLYDKDVMAQMFFLPSEALLGG comes from the exons ATGGATATTTATGTGTGCACCAGAATGGCTGACCCGGAAGTGGGGGTGTTGTTGGAAGAGTGCCTCGTGTCAGTAAGAGCAGAATGTTCCACAGAGCCCATTGACAGGCAGAACTATTGCAGTTTAAGAG ACTCCTTGTGTGCCGAGTTGGCCTCTCTCCTGCAGGAGGCCATGGAGATGAGGTGGCCCTTTGTGCCTGAGAAATGGCAATACAAGCAGTCCATCTGCGCCAACGACAAGACCAACTTGAGTGATGTCATCAGCCAGAACCTACCCCAGCTGCTG AATGTCCTCAAGGCCTCCATCATGGCCCAGGAGGCACATGCGGCGCTCGCTGTGATTTTTCTAGTGGACCGCTTCCTCTACTGGACCGACGAGTCCACACGATTGTTGGAGATCACCAAGTTGCTTCACAAACGCTACCCTGTTGCCCCCGTGGCCCCTCAGTTGGTCATACGGCGGGCACGCGTCTACCTCAACTCAG GGAAACTACAGAAGGCTGAATACATATTGAGCCATCTAATCATCAGCAGTGGAGCCACAG GATGCTGGGTGTACCACTGTGAAAGTGACCGTGCTCTTGTACAGGCTGTTAGTCTGCAAGTGCGTGGGATGGTTTTGCAAAAGCTAG GCCTGTGGCTGGAGGCTGCTCTGCTCGTCTGGGCATCTCTGGTCGGTTATTACGCTCTGCCTCAGCCAGATAAGAAG GGCATAGGGACCTCTCTCGGCATCCTGGCTAACATTCTGGTGTCCATGAATGATGAGGACTTCGGTGCTTTCAAGGCCAACCCAGACATTGACTTA TCTTTGCTTGGTGATGCAAGCCATCGTCTCCTGTCAGCAGCCGAGGCAGCCAAAATGGCGGTGGTGTACAGCCAGTACACGTCTCTCTATGTGCTGACTAATGTG ACTGCACAAGGGACCAGCTTGTTGTCGTACAGTTTTTCCGTTGCGTGTCCCCCCACAGAGAGGAAGCCATTCCTCCTGCAGGCCAAAAAGGCGTTTGAGATCGGCCTCCTCACCAAAGCAGACGGTGAGGTGATCACCAGCAAGCAGGAGCTCCACACTTTCATCAAGGCTGCTTATTCACTCGCTGTCACTCACAAATGGCTCAACGGATCTTCGGAGGCTGTGACGCATGCCTCACTGGCCTGCCAAGAAGCTTTGGCTAGTTTTTACCACTACTGCCATCCGGATACTCAGGACAGAGGTGGCTTTGGTATGGACGTCATGCAACTGATTGCTCGAGTCAAACTGGACTTGCAAGTGGAGCCTTTCTTAAATTCTGATGGCCGCTCTTTTATCCCCGATAGCTACAGAAACACGAGTGACAGGTTGGTTGGTTTCACAATGGAAGCCTTCTCCAAGCTGTTGGAGAGATTTCAAAAGTATCACGTGTCGTTGTGCAAGACCACCAAAGCAAAGTGTAAGGCtgggaaggaggaagaggatggagCAGGGATGTGCATGACTGCACTGGCGACAACAGTGGGTGCATTCAACACAGAATGCACGACAGAGGCCTGCAAACCTTCAGAAGATGCTCCTCAACCGCCTGACAGTGGCAGCATAGATGGCCTTAGCTCTTCCTGGCAGAAGCTCTCCTTAAAAAGTTCACTGTTTCCTCAGCTCAGTAGTAGTGGTGGTTACTCAGGAAGGAGTGTCGCCGGACCTCAAAATGTTGGCTCTGCGACTTTCCTGAAATCGGAAAGACCTGACAGTTCCTTATGCTCAAGTCGTGGTTCTGACAAGTTTGAAAtaatagaagctgaaataccgACAGTTGACTCTGATGTCCCAGACGATGATCGTGGACCAGAAGCTGGAGCGCCACAGTCCTTATCCCAGTTAATACTAAGATCAAGCTCTCTGAGCAACAGTTTTGGTTCTAAATCATCAGGTGAAAACACCTCATCAGTCTCAAGATCCAGGACTGCAGGGACCCACCAAAGCAGCAAATCATCCGACACCAGCGGAAGCTTCTTTCTCATGAGAACACAAGATTCAGAAACCAGTGATCTGGAGTATGACCCTGTTTTTGAATGGGAATTTCTGGGTATGCCCAAACCTGTAGAAACCCAGAATGTAGCAATTCCAGAACAGTGTAGCAGTACTGAATCCTCGACAGAAGACTCCCATGGCATACCGGAGGAGTTCATGGTTGGTCTTGAAAGCTTGAACCCTTGGTGCCACAGCTGCCTGAAGCATGGCGCCTTTGCTCGTGTTGCTCCAGATGGGAAGTATTCCTTGTCCCAGGAGGACTACCAGAGCCTCCTGGCTGGGGTTTGCCATGAATGTCTGCTGAAGAGGCTGCATAGCAACAAGAGGAAGTTCAAACTGGACCGATACAGCACGGCTCACA GCGCTCTTCATTTGAAGTTCTCCAAAGCCACGGGACTGTGGACCGCGAGGGAGACCTGTGCATACATCGGCCAGTCACTGAATTTGCACGGCACTCACAGAAGCGCCATCTGGGTCCAGTTCTTGCACCAGGAGGAGAGGCTGAGCAG TTACGTCGGGAAGGACTACCTTAAGCCGACACAGATTCAGTTCCACCTGAGAGACGTGGAAAGACAAATGACAGCTCAGTATTACGTGACAGAATTCAACAAGAGTCTCTACGACAAGGACGTCATGGCCCAGATGTTCTTCCTGCCATCAGAGGCGCTATTG GGTGGGTGA